From Alteromonas sp. BL110:
GTCAGTTATGAAGGGGACCATCATATGGTGGTATTGGATGAACATCAGTCACCTATGTTTAGATTCAGTCCACATGGTGTAGAGGCGAATACTCACAGTAAAGGATGGAAGGCACTTGGTCGTGCGCCAGCTAAAGCTAATAAGCAATGGGTAAAGCTCTCCTCTCAAGCGGCGTACACCTGGCCTGACAATCGGTTAGAAAAACGAAGTGAGGACGGCTGGAAGATCCCTGTGTTCTGTCACCAAGATAAAAAAATGAAATACATTCGAGGAGGATGGGTAGAGGTCGCAAGTCTTCACTGAAAAAGAAGGTTGTCAGGCAATGCTCGGTTGCTAAAGCTTGCGCCATTCGGTAAAAGAGCGATAGTCTTTAATGCAACATCAAAGCATTCATCAGGAAACGACGTTGGACAATATTCAGTATTTTGATAAAGCACTGTTTAAAGAGCTAAAACAGACGGCGGCAGAGAGTCCTCGCCGACGGGCTAATTTTAACGCTCACAAATCTTATACTGATATGGTTCAGCGTCTTTTTATTGCTATGATGCCAGACTCCTACGTTCGGCCCCATCGACACGTGCAGCTTCACAAATGGGAGTTTTTCATGATTGTGGAAGGCGAGCTAGATATTCTATTCTTCAACGATGAAGGCGTAGTTACAGAAAAAGTTACGTTAGCGGCAAATGGTGAAACGAGCGGAATTGAAATTCCCCCTAACACTTGGCATGCAACGGTGTGCCACAGCCCAGTAGTTTTCATGGAAGTTAAACAGGGACCTTACGAAGTGACAGACGATAAGGGCTTTGCAAACTGGTCTCCTGAAGAAGGAAGCGATCTTGTACCACGCTTTCTCGCTTCGCTTAAACAAATAAAGGTTGGTTCTAAAGTTAACTGCCTAAGCTCGCCTGGTTTCTAAAATGGCGGTTTTAAGTTTGTCTTCCAGACTTTCCTGTTTGGAAAGTCGTTGCTATTGCTTATCTACATGGTATGGTTAAGGATAAGTGACACGAGGCGGCTACTGCTTTCAAAGAAAAACCATTAGCCCCACTATTACACCTAATCTCGGCTGAACGCCGCTTGTACAAGTACATTGTAAAAAGAGAATTATTATGCGAAACGTTTCAACTGGTTATTTTTATAATTTTAATTACTGATTGCACCTGACCGTCGGTGTTCAGGGGCAAGTATTGGCTTCTGGGCACTGCAGGTAAGAACGTTTTGCAAAAGCCCAGAAGGTATCACCATCTGGGCTTTTTTAATGCCCGAAATTTTCGGTAAAAGACAATGAAAGAAATTACACTTGGTGACATAAGAAAGCAGCACAGAGTTAAACAAGAAGTGGTCGCAATGGCGTTATCGGTCACCGCCTCTGGCGTAAGCAAGTTGGAATCGAAGCGTATTCAAGATGTTTCTCTTCAACGCGCAGCTGCATATTTAGCGGCCGTTGGCGGAAATATGAAAATTGAAGTGACTATGCCAGATGGCGCTACTTTACAAGTAGGGTAGGTCAGTAGCGCTCATACACACCATACATAACGTCAAAGACAGCTGAATAATTGGCAAAAATAGTGCTCGGGCAACAAGCTGGTTTTCGTGAAATCTGCCTGACCTGTCCTATATAAGCATTGAATAAACATATTTTTACGACTAATCGCTTTAACTAAGGTACGGCTGGGTTAAAATATAGTGAAATCGATTACAAGGAGTCTTACATGGCCGTTCACGAAATTACCCATCCGCTTATTGCGCATAAACTAGGACTTATGCGAAATGCCAAAATTAGTAGCAAAGATTTTCGCGAGCTTGCCTCTGAAGTGGGAAATTTACTGACCTATGAAGCAACGCGAACTTTGCCTACAGAACGCGCGACAATAAAAAGCTGGTCTGGCGACGAGGTGGAAGTAAGACAAATAAAAGGCAAAAAGATAACCGTAGTGCCTATTCTTCGCGCCGGCTTGGGCATGCTTGAAGGTGTACTAGAGTTAATCCCAAATGCAAAGATTAGCGTGGTTGGCCTTTATCGCGACGAAGATACGCTTCAGCCCGTTGCCTACTTTGATAAGGTGGTCAAGAATATCGACGAACGTACAGCGTTGATAGTAGATCCTATGCTAGCCACAGGCGGAACCCTAATTGCTACTATTGACTTACTTAAGAAGAAAGGTTGTCGCCGAATAATGGGGTTGTTTCTTGTTGCCGCACCAGAAGGTATTAAAGCCGTGGTTGATGCACATCCTGATGTTGATATATTCACAGCTGCTATTGATGATAGATTGAATGAAAAAGGCTACATACTGCCGGGCCTAGGTGATGCTGGGGATAAAATTTTCGGTACAAGATAGAGCGCAAGTTTCTTAACGTTAAGCTTGCCAATAAATTTTAGACTCAAACGCCAAGTTTGCAGTTAAAAACTGCGTTAAACGGTTAAGTTGATGTTATAGTCAAAGGGTAGTCGAAGCGCACGCTTGCTACCCTTTTTTAATTACGATTCAGGGTAGTAAGTCTCGTTAAAAGAGCTAATAACAATGAATAAAACGAAACTCACCCTTAAAGATGTTGCTGAGCAGTTAGGCGTATCAACAGCAACCATTTCAAATGCGTTTAATCGCCCAGACCAGTTATCAAAAGCGAAGCGCGAAGAGATTTTGGCGCAGTGCAAAAAGATTGGATACAGCGGTCCGAACAAAGCAGCGCAAATCCTTAGAAAGGGCACCTCGAATATTGTGGCTTTAGTACTCGCCGATAGCATCTCTTATATGGTGAGCGACCCCGTAGCTAGCACATTTATCAAAGGGGTTTCATCTGCCCTTCAAGAGAATGGGAAGCACTTGTTACTTTATGCAGGTGATTCAAATAGCCTCCTTGATGTCGTTGACTTTGTTGACGGTTTTATTTGCTATGGTCAACCACGCAACAGTAATTTGGTAAAGGAACTAGCGGTATCTCCTAAGCCGGTTGTTACAGTTGATTTTGATATTGAAGATAA
This genomic window contains:
- the upp gene encoding uracil phosphoribosyltransferase — encoded protein: MAVHEITHPLIAHKLGLMRNAKISSKDFRELASEVGNLLTYEATRTLPTERATIKSWSGDEVEVRQIKGKKITVVPILRAGLGMLEGVLELIPNAKISVVGLYRDEDTLQPVAYFDKVVKNIDERTALIVDPMLATGGTLIATIDLLKKKGCRRIMGLFLVAAPEGIKAVVDAHPDVDIFTAAIDDRLNEKGYILPGLGDAGDKIFGTR
- a CDS encoding XRE family transcriptional regulator, yielding MKEITLGDIRKQHRVKQEVVAMALSVTASGVSKLESKRIQDVSLQRAAAYLAAVGGNMKIEVTMPDGATLQVG
- a CDS encoding WbuC family cupin fold metalloprotein; translated protein: MQHQSIHQETTLDNIQYFDKALFKELKQTAAESPRRRANFNAHKSYTDMVQRLFIAMMPDSYVRPHRHVQLHKWEFFMIVEGELDILFFNDEGVVTEKVTLAANGETSGIEIPPNTWHATVCHSPVVFMEVKQGPYEVTDDKGFANWSPEEGSDLVPRFLASLKQIKVGSKVNCLSSPGF